From Petrotoga sibirica DSM 13575:
GAAGATGATTTCCCTATAGGTAATTATGGAAGTTTACATATAGAGTATTGAACTAAAAATAGAGGCTATTGCCTCTATTTTTTTACCAAACTTTTAAACTTTTTATAAAACTTTTTATTTCTTTAAGCATTTTAACTTTGTCATCGCTGTTTTTATCTATTATTTTTATGAGAGCACTTCCTACTATTATTCCATCAAAATAATCGATAATATTTTTTACCTTTTCTGGGCTATCTATCCCAAAACCGATAGCTAAAGGTATATCAATATACTTTCTCACTCTTTGTGAATACTCTTTCAAATGTTCTATTGGTGCTTGGCTATCGCCTGTTACTCCCATAATAGATACACAGTATAAAAACCCAGAACATACCTTAGATATTTCTTTTAGGCGCTCTTCTGAGGTGTTTGGAGCAACCAGTAAAATAGGATCGATACCGTTTTCTTTTATTTTTGCGTAAAATTCCTCTTCTTCGTCAAAAGGCAAATCTGGAATTATTACCCCAGAGATGCCAGTATTTACTGAGTCTATTATAAAATTGTTGATACCATAATTGAGAATTGAGTTGTAATAACCCATTAAAACGAGTGGGCAAGTAACATCTTCTTTGATTTCATCCAAAGTTTCAAAAATTTTTTTAAGTGTAACCCCATTTTTTAAAGCTTTTTGGCTTGCTTTTTGAATTATTGGCCCATCGGCTAAAGGATCAGAAAAAGGTATTCCTACCTCTATAATATCAACACCATCTTTGTTCAATTCTAAGATAATTTCTTTTGTAGCCTCTAAACTCGGATCTCCGGCTGTTACATAGGTGATTAAAGCCTTGTTACTTTTGAAAACTTCACTTATTTTGCTCATTCTATTACCTTCCTATTAAGCTTTCTATAAGAATCGACATCTTTGTCTCCTCTTCCAGAAAGATTTATCAGCATGATTTTATCTTTATCGAGTGAAGGTGCAATTTTCATAGCGTAAGCGATTGCATGAGAACTTTCAAACGCTGGGATGATTCCCTCCAATTTCGTTAAGAGTTCGAATCCTTTCAATGCTTCTTCATCTGTTATGGATACATACTGTGTTCTTTTTTCATCATGTAGGTAACTATGTTCAGGCCCCACACCAGGATAATCTAAACCTGCAGAGATGGAATATGCCAGTTGAATTTGTCCATCTTCATCTTGTAAAACGTAAGATTTACTCCCGTGAAGCACGCCTACTTTTCCCGCAGTCAAAGAAGCAGCGTGTTGGCCAGTCTCTAATCCCTTTCCTGCAGCTTCCACTCCTATCAATTCAACATCTTTATCTTCTATGAAAGGATAGAATATCCCCATGGCATTACTACCTCCACCAACACATGCAACTATATAGTCTGGTAACCTCCCTTCTTTTTCTAAAATCTGGATTTTAGCTTCATCACCAATAATCCTTTGGAAATCTCTAACTATTTTAGGATATGGATGTGGTCCTACTACTGAGCCTATAACGTAATGAGTGTTTTCAACGTTTGTAACCCAGTCTCTAATAGCTTCATTTATGGCTTCCTTTAAAGTTTGGCTACCGCTGTATACAGGCACTACTTTTGCTCCCAACAGCCTCATTTTGTATACGTTGAGGGCTTGTCTTCTGATATCTTCTGCTCCCATGTAGACTATACATTCCAAACCAAATCTTGCGGCGGCGGTTGCAGTTGCCACACCGTGCTGGCCTGCACCGGTCTCTGCGATTATTCTTTTTTTATTCATTCTTTTTGCGAGTAACACTTGTCCCAAGACGTTATTTATTTTGTGTGCCCCAGTATGGTTTAAATCTTCTCTTTTTAGATATATCTTTGGACCTTTAAGGTATTCGGTGAATCTTTCGGCGAAATATAAAGGGGTAGGCCTCCCGCAATAATCTTTTAACCAACCTTCGTATTCATCGATGAAATCAGGATCTTTTGAATATTTTTCATAAGCTTCTTCCAATTCCTCAAGAGCTGGAATCAATGTCTCTGGAACATATCTACCACCATATTGACCAAAATAAGCCTTTTTTATCAAATTTCATCCTCCTTTTTTATTTTTTGCAAATTTAAAATCTTTTTTAGCTCCCCTTCGCCCAGCAACCCACCCGTTTTAAAATCATCCATTTATTTTTATACTGTTTATTTTGTTAATACTTTCTTTTATTATCCTAATATCTTTTTTACCTGGAAACAATTCGACTTTACTGTTTAGATCAACAGCATTAGGTTTGATTATTTTTATAGCTTCAACTACATTTTCTAGGCCTAAACCACCCGCTAAGATGAATGGTTGTTTTATATCTACCTTTTTTAAAATCTCCCAATTGAAAGTTTGTCCTGTTCCGCCTATCTTTTGCCCAATTTTTGTATCGAATAAAAAGTAATCGACAAAATTACTGTATTTGGAGATCTCTTCTAACGAACTTTCATTTTCAATTTTAATAGCTTTTATTGTTTTTAACTTGCATTTTTTGATTAGATCTACATCTTCTGAACCGTGAAATTGAACGTAATCAAACACTTTACTTCTTTCAATTTTTTCTATTTCTTCTATAGTTGGATTAGCTACAACAGCTACCCTACTTACAAATGGAGGTAACTTTTTAGATATTTCAACAACCTTCGGTAATTCAACTTTCCTCGGACTTTCAGCTAAAATAAAGCCTAAAGCATCTACCCCGGCTTCGGATATGTTAATAGCATCTTCAATGTTAGTGATTCCACAAACTTTTACCCTAATCACTGTAAATTACTCCTTTTTCTGGAAAAAACTCCCCAATCTTTGAAACAGGATCGTTTTCTTTCATTAGAGCTTCTCCAATTAATACCCCATCTACTCCCAAACTTCTAAGATAATCGACATCACTTTTTTCTTTAATCCCGCTTTCTGAAATCACGTAAAAATCCTTTCGTTTATCTAACTTTTCAAGTTCTTCTAGTAATTTTTCTGTGTTTCGTAGATTAACAGAAAAATCATTCAAATCCCTGTTGTTTATTCCCAAGATTTCAGTTTCTGTATCTAAAACCTTTATTAGCTCTTGTTGGTTATGAATTTCGACTATAGTCTCTAAACCTATATCTTTTGATATCCTAAGAAAATCAGAAATCTCTTTTTTTGATAGTATTGAAGCTATGAGTAAAATAACGTTGGCTCCTAGAAATAATGACTGGTAAATTTGTATAGGATCGATTATGAAATCTTTTCTTAAAATGGGAAGATTTGTTTGTCTTCTTAGCCTTTTTAAAATTGCTGTACTACCTTGAAAGTATTTTTCATCAGTTAGGATAGAAATAGCATCTGCGCCACCTTTTATGTATAACTCTAATTGCCTTTGCGAATCAAAATTAGTTGAAATAATCCCTTTACTTGGAGAAGCTTTTTTGATTTCGGCTATTAGAGTTAATTTTCCTTTTTGGAAGGAATCTTTTAAGGATATTTTCTTTTCTTTTAGCTTTGCTACTTCTTCCTTTTTTGTTTCTACTATTTTTTCTAAGTACATTTTTCCCTCCTTTTCAAGAGTTTTTCTTTGTTTTAGAGCCCTTTGCCCCGCAGCCCACCGTTTTTTGTGAGCCACTGTCCAATATTTGTTGGTACTTTTTTGTTCAGCTCAATGCCCTCTTTTCCCAAGAAAATCTAGGAAGTTTTCGCTTGTAAAGATAGAAAGTTAGTAAACTCTACCATCTCTTCCAATTTTGACATTGCTTTTTTGCTGTCAATTATTTCTTGTGCATAAGTGATACCTTCTTCTAAACTGTTGACCTTTTTTGCCACATATAATCCAGCTGCAGAATTTAAAACTACTACGTCCCTTTTTGGCCCCATTTCCCCGTTAAATATGTTTAATATTATTCTTCTATTTTCTTCTGTGCTTCCACCTTGGATCTCTTGTATACTGTATTTTTTTAGCCCTAAATCTTCTGGGTATATTTCTAACTTTTCTATCTTCCCTTCATTTAAAAATGCCACTTTATTCTTACCTGAAAGTGAAAATTCATCTATACCCCCCGCTCCGTGAACAACCATCGCCCTTTTAACTCCCAGGTTGTTCAAAACTTCTGCTATAGGATAAACCAAGTTTGGACCGAATATACCCATTAATTGATATTTTACGTTTGCAGGATTCGTTAAAGGCCCTAATACGTTAAAAATGGTTCTTATTCCTAATTCTTTTCTTGGTACAGCAGCGTGTTTAGTAGCTTTATGAAAATCTTGAGCAAAAAGAAAGGCTATATTTATTTCTTTCAAACATCTTTCAACTGAAGAAGGAGGCAAAGATATATTGACTCCAAGAGCTTCTAAAACATCTGCACTCCCACTTTTACTTGATACAGATCTGTTACCGTGTTTCGCAACAGTTACCCCAGCTGCTGCCAAGATAAAAGCTACAGCGGTTGAAATGTTGAAGGTTCCTTTAGCATCTCCACCTGTTCCACACGTATCCATGAGTTCATCGCTTTCAATATAAATTGATGTTGCTTTTTCCTTCATAACCTTCGCACTTGCTGTGATTTCTTCTACCGTTTCTCCTTTCATATGCAGAGCAACTAAAAAACCAGAAAGTTGACTGTGAGTTACTTTACCTTCCATAATCATCTCCATCGCTTGTTTCATTTCGTCTAGACCGAGATTTTCTCCCTTTACAACTTTTTGAAGATAGTAGTTAAACATAGCTGACACCCCTTTCAACTTTAATATTTATAAAATTCTCTATCAATTTTGGACCCACTGTTGTTAATATAGATTCAGGATGGAACTGTACCCCATATATTTGGTAAGTTTTGTGGCTTAAAGCCATGATTTCTCCGCCTTGTGCAGAAGCAATTATTTTTAATTCTTTCGGGAACATCTCGTTTGACACGATAAGTGAATGGTATCTAGTAGCTTCAAAGGGGCTATCTATACCTTTAAATATATCGTGCTTTTCTTTTATATATATCTTAGAAGTTTTTCCGTGGAATATCTCTTTTGCTCTGACAACCTTTCCATTGAAAGCCTCTGCAATGCACTGATGACCTAAACAGATTCCAAGAATGGGAATAACCCCCTTAAAATACTTAATAATTTCGACGGAAATCCCAGCATCTTTGGGAACACCTGGTCCTGGAGAAATTATTATATGAGAAGGCTTGAGCATTTCGACATCTTTTAAAGTTAGTTTGTCGTTTCTATAAACTAAAACATCATCGAACTCACATGCCGTTTGATAAATGTTGTAAGTGAATGAGTCATAATTGTCTATCAAAAGAATCATCTCAGCAATCCCCCTTTTCTAAAGATTTAAACATCGCCATTGCTTTATTGACTGTTTCATAATACTCATTTTCGCCAATGGAATAAGACACTATCCCAGCACCAGCTTGTATCCTGACTTCATTTTCTTTGCACACCATGGTCCTGATTGCGATACTTGTATCTAAATTTCCTTTTGTATCAATGTATCCCACTACACCGGCATAGATTTCTCTTGGTTCGTCTTCCAATTCATCAATTATTTCAATTGCCCTAATCTTTGGTGCTCCTGATACAGTCCCCGCTGGGAACAAAGATTTTAAAACATCCAGTGAGTTTAAATAATCCTTTTTTAAACCTTCAACTTGAGAATAAATATGCATCACATGTGAGTATTTTTCTATTCCAAAAAATTTTGTCACCTTAACACTTCCTTCTTTACATACCCTGCCTAAATCGTTCCTTGCAAGATCAACCAGCATTATGTGTTCTGCCCTTTCTTTCTCATCACTTAAGAGTTCTTTTTCTATGGCTTCATCTGCTTTAGGAGTTCCCCCCCTTTTTCTTGTACCAGCAAGGGGCCTGGTGATTACTCTTTGTCCTTCAACTTTTACGAGCATTTCTGGAGATGAGCCAATGAGGGTCGCCTCTGGGTAATTTAGATAAAACATGTAAGGTGAAGGGTTTATCCTTCTCAGATTTTCATATATTTCAAAAGGATGTTGCGTTATTTTGCAAGAAAACCTTTGAGATAAGACGATTTGAAAAGCCTCACCGGCGTTTATATAATTCTTTGTTTTTTCTACTTTTTCAATGAATTCTTCTTTACTTGTGTGGTGTTTGATCCTCAATTTGACTTGATCGTTGTTTTTTTCTTCTTTTTTTTGAGTAGGAGTTTTTTTCAAATCTTTTAATATCTGATGATTTTCATGTTTTGCCAAAGAAATTCGACCTTCTATATCTTCTTCTGATCCACTATCAACAACATTTACCAAATACCCCACTTTTTCACTTTGATCTAATATCAACGAGATTCTTGGAAATACTAAGATAGATAGTGGTAAATCTCCATGTTTGAGATCTTTATCCATTTCATTATGGTATATATCTTCCCAAACAGAAATAATCTCATAACTGAAGTATCCGACGAAACTCGCAAATAAATCTGGGATATTTAGAATCCTTTCATATTGAATACTTTTCAACTGTTCCTTTAAAAAAGATATGTAATCTGTACTTTCATCAAAAAAAGTTTTGCCTTTTTCAATAAAATTAAGTTTTGTTTTATTCTTGACTATATAACTTAATTTCACGACTTTTAATGGAGTGATTCCTATTAAGGAATACTTTTTCTCGTTGATTGAAAGATTTTCTAGTATAAAAGAATATGGATTATTTAAAGCAATTTTTTTATAAATTACCGTTGGATCGAAATTTTCCAAGCTTATTTTTTCTATAATTGGTAAAATTGATTGATTTATTACAGACTTTTTTGTATACATATTCCCCTCCTTCTCAGCCTTAATTCTTAGTTTGTGCTTTTTGAAAAAAATAAAAGGAGGTCCTTTTATCCCTTTTTTAATAGGAAAAAGACCTCCTAAATTAAAAAAGGGCATCCCTTCAGGGATGCCCTTTGTTACTTTCTAGGCAGATTCTTAGGGGCACCCCTATCCGAGATGCCACCACCAATTAATTATATTTATTGTATTATTTTCTAACTTAGGTGTTTTTAAGAAAAGATTTTCTTGATCAAACATGCTATTACCCCATTAATATCAATTTAATTTTAGTATAACATACTTTTTTAATCTTGTCAAGTTTTCGCAGGGCGTGTGGGGAGATTGAAAGGTGAATTTGCATCTTTATTGAATATAAAACTTATTCTGGCTGGTACTAGAGAAGGTACTATAACTTTATTAGATAAAGTACGAGGAAGTAAAAATGCCATTAAAAAGCTAGTTGATAAAATAGGAGAAGTAAGGAATAATTTGAAAGATAAAGTTTTAGGAATTGCTCACTGCAATGTTCTTGAGAGAGCTGAGTATATCAAAAAAGAAGCAGCTAAAAGATATAATTTTAGAGATATAATTATTGTGGAAACTGCAGGGATAAGCACAGTCTATGCTAATGAAGGCGGAGTTATACTTGCTTTTTAAAGTGGGTTAAATTTTGGAAAATCCCGCCAATATAGGCAGGGATTATGTTTATATTATTTTTTTGCATTTATCTTTGTTTTACACAGCAAGAATGAATGCCTTTCAAACTTTCTTTCGGTTCTAGATAAGAGATTCTTGATTATAAACTATAAGGGTTTTCTTCGGCATAAAAGGCTGCAGATGCTGCTCCTAAAATACCTGCATCTTCTACTAAAGATGATTGTTCTATGGTATAAGTGTCGACGAAACTGCTCATAACATATTTTTTTGTCATCTCTCTTAATGGAACAAAAAGAGCATCCCCAGCTTTGCTTAATCCCCCGCCTATTATAATTTTTTCGGGGTTGAAGGCATGAACATATCCTCCGATAGCCCTTGCAAGTGCATCAATTGCAAAATTACAAACTACAGTAGCAAGAGGATCGTTTTTTTCGTAAGCTTGAAAAACATGTTTTGATTCAATGTTTTCTTTTTTCCCCGCTAATTTTAAAACAAGGCTATCCGGATATCTATCTAGCAGATTTCTAGCTTCTAGTGCAATATATTTTGCAGAAGAAGTAGCTTCAACACATCCTCTATTACCACATCCGCATTGTGGACCATTTGGTATAACCACAACATGACCCAATTCTGGGGCAAGACCATCTTTCCCCGTTAAAAATATGTTGTTACAAACAACACCTGAACCTATGCCTGTTCCTATGGTTAAAGCGATGAAATCCTGCAAACCCTTTGCTTTTCCAAAATACCATTCTCCCAGTGCAAAGGCATTAGCATCGTTTTCTAAAAAGACGTCAACGTTTATATTTTCTTTTATTAAGCTTACCAATTCAAAATTTCGCCAATTTGGAAAGTTTGGGGAAAATCTCACAATTCCATTTTTTCTATCTATTGAACCTGGTGAACCTATTCCTATTGCAGAAAATTCAGTATTTTCCGTTAAAACTTTTACCGTTTTTGTTATATTAGCTATTACTTGGTCATTTCCCTTTTCCACCTCAGTAGGTCTAGAAATCTTTTTGATTATTCCTTTTTTTTCATCGACTAATCCAGCTTTTATCTCAGTGCCTCCCAAATCGATCCCTACTACTAACATTGCGATCACTCCTTGAAGTGTATTTGCTGTCTTCTAGTATATTTGCTCCCCTTAGCCCCGCAGCCCACCCGTTTAAGGAAGGGATCTACGGCTCCTTAGACTCTATTGGGGGAGGGCTCAGCCCTGTGACTTACCCTGCACAATTATGTCAGAAATATATTATAATAAGTTTATCAATCTATTATATCAAATGTAAAATTAATTATTTAAAAAAAAGATGAAGTTCTACTAAACCTATTTTTTAAAATACAAAAATAAAGGGTGAAGAAAATGGTTTACGCGATTATTGTAGCAGCTGGAGAAGGAAAAAGAGCGGGGTTTAAAATTCCAAAACAATTTGTAAAATTAAATAACAATACAATATTGAGAATCTCGGCTGAAAAATTTCAGCAGTCAAAATTAATAGATAAGTTTCTCGTGGTATCTCATAGAAACTACGTGGATTTAACAGAAAAAGAGGTTCAAACCTTTTCAAAATTTGAGAAAGTAGTAATTGGCGGAAGTAGCAGGCAGGAAAGTGTTTATAATGCACTAATGTATTTGGACAAAAAAGAGAATAAGCCAGATTTTATTTGCATTCATGATGCTGCGAGACCTTTCGTTGATACTAATAAAATAGACGAAAGCATCTACAAAGCAAAAGAAGTAGGTGGGGCTGTTTTGGCAGAAATGGCAGAAAACACCGTTTCTCAAGTCAATAACGGTCGGATTTTAAAAACTTTAGAAAGATCCCAGATTTATCTGCATCATACCCCTCAAACTTTCAATTTTGCTAAATTACTTAAAGCTTATCAAAATGTGGAAAAGATCTTATCTTCTTTCACAGATGACGCATCTATATTTATTCATGCTGGTTATGAAACATCGATTGTGGAAGATCACAAAAATAACATCAAACTAACAAAAAAAGAGGATTTTGAACTAGCTAGATGTTTTTTTGAATTGAATCCTTAATCTAAAAATGTTTCAAAAACCTTGATCCCAATATCTATTACCTCATCGGGAGGCAAAAATTCAGGGTTATGAAGACCGTGGTGTTCACCTTTGGAACTCCCTAACCAACACATTAGTGCAGGATATTTTTTTGATATAAAACCAAAATCCTCACCCGTCATTTTTAGGCCACAGTCAATAAAATTAAATGTTTTTGAGAGTTTAGGAATAAATTTGTCGTATAGCAATGAATCGTTAACGACTTCCGAATAGAAAGACCCTTTGCTTAACGAATAATCAACCCCTGTCATGGTCTTTATCCCTGACAATATATTTTTCATATCTTCGAAATATTTTAGGCTATTTTCGGAATTAACACCTCTGATACTTCCTTCAACATGGGAATTTCCTGGTAGAATGTTGATCGCGCTACCTGCACTTACTTTACCAACGCCGATTACAAAAGGTTCCATGGGATTTTTTGGAAGTTTATCCAGCACATCTAAAAATATGCGAAGGGCGTTTAATGCATTTTTAGATTGATGGGGAAAGGCAAGATGTGAAGAAACACCTTCAAAATCCACAAAGAACTCAAGGGCTGAAGCAAAAAGCGTACCACGCGTTGAAGCGATGGTCCCCAGGGGGAAGTCATCGTTGACGTGTAGAGCGAAAGCCGCTTTTATATTGAATTTATCCAATATTCCACTTTCGATGACCTTTTGGGCTCCACCCTTTGATTCTTCTGCAGGTTGAAATAAAAATATTATATTTTTTTTTACTTTATTTTTTATTACGTTGATAAAAAAGCCATACAAGATAGCAGTATGAACGTCATGACCACATGCGTGCATGTATTCGTTTTTTGATTTGAAATCAACGTTGGTCTTTTCTTTTATATTTAAAGCATCGATATCTGCCCTAAAAAGAAGGTACTCATCGCCACTGCCACCATTATACTCAACAATAAGCCCTGTTTTTAGAGGTCTATGCACGTTAATATCAACATTGTAAAAGGAAGCTGCTTCTTTTACGGTTCTTTCCAATAATTTTGTAGTTTGATACTCTTCAAGAGATAATTCTGGATTCTCATGTATTTTATGTCTCAATTCGTACGGTGAAAGGATCATTTTAAAACCTTCTCTAATTTTACCAATATCTTTTCGATATCGTTATATTCAATATTTAAAGGAGGCAGTAGACGAATCACACTATTATGAAGTACATTCAACAAAAGGCCCTCTTGTAGACCTTTTTCCCTCATTTGAGGGTCCTTTTCTTTTAACTCTATGCCAATCATCAAACCTTTGCCTCGAACTTCTTTTACTTTTTCAAAATTTTTCTCTTTTAAATATTGCATTATGTAATTTCCTTTTTCTTCAACATCCTTCAGAAGAGAAGGGATGTTTTCCACAACGAACCTAGCTCCTGCTAACGCTACAGGGTTTGGAGCAAATGTTGAACCATGTTCTCCTTTTTCAAAAGCCTGAGATAGATTTTCAAGAAATATTGTACCTCCCAAAGGTAAGCCACCACCTATGGATTTCCCGATGGTTACAATATTAGGTGACAACCCAAAATGTTGGTATGAAAAGATTTTTCCTGCTCGTCCAAGCCCAGCTTGAACCTCATCGCAGACTAAAATGAAATTATATTTCCTTTTTAAGTCCTCTATCAAGGATGCGAATTCTAGTTTGATTGACACTATTCCACCAGAGCCGAGAATTGGTTCCACAAAAACAGCCAACGTTTCTTCGCCAAATAAATCGAAGTATTTACTTAAATCTTCTACATCGTTGAACTTAAGTTCTACAGTGTTGGCAAGCAAAGGTTCAAATGGCTCTCTTAGATTTTTAAAACCGTTTATAGAAAGTGCTCCTAACGTTCGACCGTGAAAACCATTTTCGAAATAAACGATTTTATTCCTTTTGTCTGTCGCTCTTTTTTTAATAGCTTTTAAAGCCGCTTCATTTGCCTCTGTTCCCGAATTACTGAAGTAAACGGTACCATTTTTCTCTGTGAAATTAACGAGTTTTTCTGATACGAAAATGGCATCTTCATCGAGAAAAAAATTAGAAGTGTGCATATATCTATCCATCTTTTCTTTCAACGTTTTTAGCAAAGGAGGATAAGAATGCCCAAAACTCATTACTCCTATTCCAGAGAATGTGTCTAAAAATGCGTTACCTGTTTTATCGTAAATGTAAGAACCTTCCGCTCTATCAATTTTTATTGGAAAAGGGTTATAGACTTTTAGTAAGCTCATAAATCAAACTCCTTTGCTAGACTTTCCACAGCTTTTTGTTTATACTCTTTTGGAATCAAACATGAAATTTTTATTTCCGAAGTTGTCACCAAAAATATAGGTACATCTTTTATAGCTTTAAAAAAACGGGAAGCCACCCCTTTTGCCTTTTTCATGCCTATTCCGACTACTGATATTTTGACTAAATCATTTTTAAAATCAATAAAATTCTCATGATCATTTTTAAGAAATGCACTTAAAACTTCTCGGAAATTATCGATCACGCTGTCTACAATACTGAAAGAGATATTGGATTTTTCATTATTTTGTATAATGGATATCATGTCTATGTTGAGATTTTTGCTAGCAGCGATTTCGAAAATTTTATTAATAAAAAAATGATCCGTTGGAAGATTTAAAATAGTGACTTGGATTTGGTTTTCATCCACACTTAAACCTGTTACAACAGGTTCTTCCATATACTCACTGTAATTATCCACTACGTAACTTCCCTCCTCATCAGAAAAAGACGATGCACAGTATAACTCAACATTGAATTTTTTCGCAATTTCTACAGACCTTGAGTGCAATACTTTGGCCCCTAAAGCCGCCATTTCAAGCATTTCATCGTAAGTAACGTACTTTAATTTTTTTGCTTGGGGATAAATCTTTGGATCAACGGTGTAAATACCTGCAAAATTGCTGTATATCTCGCACTTAACGTTTAAAGAAGCTGCTAAAGCAACGGCAGAAGTATCTGAACCACCTCTTCCTAAGGTTGTCAAATCGCCTTCTTCAGTAACACCTTGAAATCCTGTAATAACTAAAACATCGTTGTTTGCAAGATTTTTGTGAATTATCTCCTTGTTTATAGCTTTGATCTGAGCGTCATTGTAATCAGAAGTAGTCAATAAACCTAGTTGAAAGGCATTCAGAGATTTTGATCTGACACCTCTATCGTTCAATATCATAGATAACAAAGAGGCACTGATTTGTTCGCCCGTTGCTAAAAGCATATCCAACTCTCTTGGATTAGGATGCTTGACTGTTTCTTTAGCTAATGCTATCAATCTATTCGTGGTCTCTCCTCTTGCGGAAACCACAACTAATACTTTAAATCCTTCTTCTACCTTGTTACATATTCTCTGGGCAACTTTGTTCAACCTCTCAGAATCTGCAAGAGAGCTTCCTCCATACTTTTGAACTATCAATTTCATATAAACAATTCACCCCGGTAAATTAGGTATGAAATAATTATTTCAAT
This genomic window contains:
- a CDS encoding phosphoribosylanthranilate isomerase: MIRVKVCGITNIEDAINISEAGVDALGFILAESPRKVELPKVVEISKKLPPFVSRVAVVANPTIEEIEKIERSKVFDYVQFHGSEDVDLIKKCKLKTIKAIKIENESSLEEISKYSNFVDYFLFDTKIGQKIGGTGQTFNWEILKKVDIKQPFILAGGLGLENVVEAIKIIKPNAVDLNSKVELFPGKKDIRIIKESINKINSIKING
- a CDS encoding ROK family protein; its protein translation is MLVVGIDLGGTEIKAGLVDEKKGIIKKISRPTEVEKGNDQVIANITKTVKVLTENTEFSAIGIGSPGSIDRKNGIVRFSPNFPNWRNFELVSLIKENINVDVFLENDANAFALGEWYFGKAKGLQDFIALTIGTGIGSGVVCNNIFLTGKDGLAPELGHVVVIPNGPQCGCGNRGCVEATSSAKYIALEARNLLDRYPDSLVLKLAGKKENIESKHVFQAYEKNDPLATVVCNFAIDALARAIGGYVHAFNPEKIIIGGGLSKAGDALFVPLREMTKKYVMSSFVDTYTIEQSSLVEDAGILGAASAAFYAEENPYSL
- a CDS encoding DegV family protein — protein: MGRLKGEFASLLNIKLILAGTREGTITLLDKVRGSKNAIKKLVDKIGEVRNNLKDKVLGIAHCNVLERAEYIKKEAAKRYNFRDIIIVETAGISTVYANEGGVILAF
- the trpD gene encoding anthranilate phosphoribosyltransferase; its protein translation is MFNYYLQKVVKGENLGLDEMKQAMEMIMEGKVTHSQLSGFLVALHMKGETVEEITASAKVMKEKATSIYIESDELMDTCGTGGDAKGTFNISTAVAFILAAAGVTVAKHGNRSVSSKSGSADVLEALGVNISLPPSSVERCLKEINIAFLFAQDFHKATKHAAVPRKELGIRTIFNVLGPLTNPANVKYQLMGIFGPNLVYPIAEVLNNLGVKRAMVVHGAGGIDEFSLSGKNKVAFLNEGKIEKLEIYPEDLGLKKYSIQEIQGGSTEENRRIILNIFNGEMGPKRDVVVLNSAAGLYVAKKVNSLEEGITYAQEIIDSKKAMSKLEEMVEFTNFLSLQAKTS
- the trpA gene encoding tryptophan synthase subunit alpha; translation: MSKISEVFKSNKALITYVTAGDPSLEATKEIILELNKDGVDIIEVGIPFSDPLADGPIIQKASQKALKNGVTLKKIFETLDEIKEDVTCPLVLMGYYNSILNYGINNFIIDSVNTGISGVIIPDLPFDEEEEFYAKIKENGIDPILLVAPNTSEERLKEISKVCSGFLYCVSIMGVTGDSQAPIEHLKEYSQRVRKYIDIPLAIGFGIDSPEKVKNIIDYFDGIIVGSALIKIIDKNSDDKVKMLKEIKSFIKSLKVW
- the trpC gene encoding indole-3-glycerol phosphate synthase TrpC, whose product is MYLEKIVETKKEEVAKLKEKKISLKDSFQKGKLTLIAEIKKASPSKGIISTNFDSQRQLELYIKGGADAISILTDEKYFQGSTAILKRLRRQTNLPILRKDFIIDPIQIYQSLFLGANVILLIASILSKKEISDFLRISKDIGLETIVEIHNQQELIKVLDTETEILGINNRDLNDFSVNLRNTEKLLEELEKLDKRKDFYVISESGIKEKSDVDYLRSLGVDGVLIGEALMKENDPVSKIGEFFPEKGVIYSD
- a CDS encoding anthranilate synthase component II, with amino-acid sequence MILLIDNYDSFTYNIYQTACEFDDVLVYRNDKLTLKDVEMLKPSHIIISPGPGVPKDAGISVEIIKYFKGVIPILGICLGHQCIAEAFNGKVVRAKEIFHGKTSKIYIKEKHDIFKGIDSPFEATRYHSLIVSNEMFPKELKIIASAQGGEIMALSHKTYQIYGVQFHPESILTTVGPKLIENFINIKVERGVSYV
- a CDS encoding anthranilate synthase component I family protein, which gives rise to MYTKKSVINQSILPIIEKISLENFDPTVIYKKIALNNPYSFILENLSINEKKYSLIGITPLKVVKLSYIVKNKTKLNFIEKGKTFFDESTDYISFLKEQLKSIQYERILNIPDLFASFVGYFSYEIISVWEDIYHNEMDKDLKHGDLPLSILVFPRISLILDQSEKVGYLVNVVDSGSEEDIEGRISLAKHENHQILKDLKKTPTQKKEEKNNDQVKLRIKHHTSKEEFIEKVEKTKNYINAGEAFQIVLSQRFSCKITQHPFEIYENLRRINPSPYMFYLNYPEATLIGSSPEMLVKVEGQRVITRPLAGTRKRGGTPKADEAIEKELLSDEKERAEHIMLVDLARNDLGRVCKEGSVKVTKFFGIEKYSHVMHIYSQVEGLKKDYLNSLDVLKSLFPAGTVSGAPKIRAIEIIDELEDEPREIYAGVVGYIDTKGNLDTSIAIRTMVCKENEVRIQAGAGIVSYSIGENEYYETVNKAMAMFKSLEKGDC
- the trpB gene encoding tryptophan synthase subunit beta; this translates as MKKAYFGQYGGRYVPETLIPALEELEEAYEKYSKDPDFIDEYEGWLKDYCGRPTPLYFAERFTEYLKGPKIYLKREDLNHTGAHKINNVLGQVLLAKRMNKKRIIAETGAGQHGVATATAAARFGLECIVYMGAEDIRRQALNVYKMRLLGAKVVPVYSGSQTLKEAINEAIRDWVTNVENTHYVIGSVVGPHPYPKIVRDFQRIIGDEAKIQILEKEGRLPDYIVACVGGGSNAMGIFYPFIEDKDVELIGVEAAGKGLETGQHAASLTAGKVGVLHGSKSYVLQDEDGQIQLAYSISAGLDYPGVGPEHSYLHDEKRTQYVSITDEEALKGFELLTKLEGIIPAFESSHAIAYAMKIAPSLDKDKIMLINLSGRGDKDVDSYRKLNRKVIE